One Phyllopteryx taeniolatus isolate TA_2022b unplaced genomic scaffold, UOR_Ptae_1.2 contig_98, whole genome shotgun sequence DNA segment encodes these proteins:
- the LOC133474103 gene encoding oocyte zinc finger protein XlCOF20-like: MCARTTAKDEKELCGTKEEDEPRRRLVDAVREEPRVGFPAADISESLHPERQPSVSTRIKEEEEDEEVQHIKEEAQEEIIKVPSTGVLLKSEDEGQSEESKGAEPPSSSSSSQHMTTEGDGEDHCGGSPADGDEEEDEDEDEDGDDEQSEGDMTCHTDNKRWKCSQCMKSFASKSYFKQHMNIHTGEKTIACSFCGQRFTQKGHLRNHTRTHTGEKPFACSVCGQRYSQKGNLIIHARTHTGEKPFACSVCGQRFSVKESLKLHTRRSHTGEKPFCCSVCSQRFSVRESLKLHTRNHTGDKPFACTVCGQRFSQKGNLTIHTRRHTGEKPFACSVCGQRFSVKESLKLHTRTHTGEKPFSCSVCGQRFSKKDNVKLHSRTHTGEKPLSCDVCGQRFSYKYQVKTHKCAGESSSGDQEALNANGNVKKNK, translated from the exons ATGTGCGCGAGAACGACCGCAAAGGACGAGAAGGAACTTTGCGGAAcgaaagaggaggacgagccACGTCGTCGACTTGTGGACGCCGTTCGCGAGGAGCCTCGTGTTGGTTTTCCAGCAGCAG acatcagtgAAAGTCTTCATCCTGAGCGGCAGCCGTCAGTGTCCACTcgcatcaaagaggaagaggaggacgaagaggttcaacacattaaagaggaagcgCAGGAGGAAATCATCAAGGTTCCATCGACGGGTGTCCTTTTGAAGAGcgaagatgaaggtcaaagtgaggagagcaaaggggcggagcctccaagcagcagcagctcaagtcaacacatgacaacagaaggtgatggagaagACCACTGCGGAGGATCGCCGGCAGAcggtgatgaggaggaggatgaggatgaggatgaggatggggATGATGAACAGTCggaaggtgatatgacatgtcacactgacaacaaacgctggaaatgttctcagtgcaTGAAAAGTTTTGCTTCCAAGAGCTATTTCAAACAGCACATGAACATACACACCGGAGAGAAAACAATTGCCTGCTcattttgtggtcaaagattcactcagaaagGACACTTACGGaatcacacaagaacacacaccggtgagaaacctttcGCTTGCTCGGTTTGCGGTCAAAGATACTCTCAAAAGGGGAATTTAATCATACACGCGAGAACacacaccggtgagaaacctttcgcgtgctccgtttgtggtcaaagattctctgtgaaggaaaGCTTGAAATTACACACGAGAAGAagccacactggtgagaaaccctttTGCTGCTCAGTTTGTAGTCAAAGATTCTCCGTGAGGGAAAgcttaaaattacacacaagaaaTCACACTGGTGACAAACCTTTTGCTTGCacggtttgtggtcaaagattctctcaaaaGGGAAACTTGACAATACACACAAGACGacacaccggtgagaaaccttttgcctgttcggtttgtggccaaagattctccgtgaaggaaagcttaaaattacacacgagaacccacaccggtgagaaacccttttcctgctcagtgtgCGGTCAACGATTCTCGAAGAAGGACAACGTAAAACTGCACtcgagaacccacactggtgagaagcctCTTTCCTGCGacgtttgtggccaaagattctcttacAAGTATCAGGTTAAGACGCACAAGTGTGCCGGTGAGAGCAGCAGCGGCGATCAAGAAGCTTTGAATGCAAATGGCAATGTTAAGAAAAACAAGTAG